One window from the genome of Gimesia aquarii encodes:
- a CDS encoding terpene cyclase/mutase family protein codes for MNNRIDNLIEKILAGRNVSFDQVLWGVLILAAIFASIHLLSMLVTRWGDKNASSKALLFSIIVHLSLSLGVVTLWPDYAPKSLAETQPEQEEIEIKQILAESTETTESKQTGNTPVWEKITNPKKQELSRIDLTRPEFTPLMAPPEKKRPQEISESPIPDVVSKTELPITPSKVKAESISQKRIQSQAPLEITDITAESRAEVSVPSTSTIRSKMVRTGQKNQNVERQSALGTVDRIQPTFKNEQKTLALNAQSDPKSTLERRTQGSMLRKRTGPAPSNLKLNTTGVESGSSTSSNSNVAPTKPRFTRRKTKTMRSASEGVIQRSAPQTPSGKANPNSERLLAERSRLPLSMSRQGPQPDAFRPNFDAVSNRTKANIPATYRLRNLSKRKEIAQRFGGTQESERAVEASLKWLATHQDQAGFWDADRFGAGKVRIDEQGIDRRNAGAQADAGLTSLAILAFLGAGYTQEEGQYSDNINRAIQWMIDHQRPDGFLGGEATHYARMYSHAMATYSLAEAYGLQNNPKLNPKLREAIARAISYIVENQNPYDGGWRYVKGQKSDMSMFGWQLMALKSAEIAGIPIPANTKQLMVKFLKDRSLGKNNGLATYRMVEPPTPPTPAMTAESLFCKQMLGIRRDNPSCKEAIQFIAERPPRRSEYNLYYWYYGTLAMYQYGGTPWREWNEDLRELLISEQITHGENAGSWDPRPPWGLYGGRLYSTTLSTLCLEVYYRFLPLYQMGGRYED; via the coding sequence ATGAATAATCGAATCGACAACCTAATAGAGAAAATTCTAGCTGGTCGAAACGTTTCTTTTGACCAGGTTCTTTGGGGCGTCTTAATTTTGGCGGCAATCTTCGCCTCGATTCATTTATTATCCATGCTGGTAACACGATGGGGAGACAAAAATGCATCGTCAAAAGCGCTACTCTTTTCAATTATTGTTCATCTGTCATTATCTTTGGGCGTTGTAACATTATGGCCTGATTATGCACCAAAATCTTTGGCAGAAACTCAACCAGAACAAGAGGAAATTGAAATTAAACAAATTCTGGCAGAGAGTACAGAAACCACAGAAAGTAAACAAACTGGAAACACACCGGTCTGGGAGAAGATTACCAATCCTAAAAAACAGGAACTGTCACGAATCGATCTAACAAGACCAGAATTCACTCCTTTAATGGCTCCGCCTGAAAAAAAACGTCCTCAGGAAATCTCTGAGTCACCAATTCCCGATGTCGTTTCTAAAACTGAGCTACCCATTACCCCTTCGAAAGTTAAAGCCGAAAGTATAAGCCAAAAACGAATTCAATCTCAGGCCCCACTCGAAATTACAGACATTACAGCTGAATCACGTGCTGAGGTTTCTGTTCCTTCAACGTCAACAATTCGAAGCAAAATGGTACGTACAGGCCAAAAAAATCAGAATGTTGAACGACAATCGGCCCTTGGCACCGTTGATCGAATACAACCTACATTTAAAAACGAACAGAAAACTCTTGCACTCAATGCACAATCTGATCCCAAGTCTACATTGGAACGTAGAACCCAAGGTAGTATGCTCCGAAAAAGAACAGGCCCTGCTCCTTCCAATTTGAAGTTGAATACAACCGGGGTTGAGTCAGGGAGCTCAACATCAAGTAATTCGAATGTGGCACCAACCAAACCACGTTTTACGAGGAGGAAAACTAAAACAATGCGGTCTGCGTCTGAGGGCGTAATTCAGCGTTCTGCGCCGCAAACTCCATCAGGAAAAGCAAATCCGAATTCAGAGCGTTTACTGGCTGAGCGAAGCCGTCTTCCACTCTCAATGAGTAGGCAAGGGCCTCAGCCTGATGCATTTCGCCCAAACTTCGACGCAGTCTCAAATCGAACGAAAGCAAATATTCCAGCGACATATCGACTAAGAAACCTCTCCAAGCGTAAAGAGATCGCTCAGCGGTTTGGAGGTACACAAGAATCTGAGAGAGCTGTTGAAGCCAGCTTGAAATGGTTGGCAACTCATCAGGATCAAGCCGGTTTTTGGGATGCAGATCGGTTTGGTGCAGGAAAAGTGAGAATTGATGAACAGGGAATCGACCGACGGAATGCGGGTGCTCAAGCCGATGCTGGATTGACCTCTTTAGCAATTCTGGCATTTCTAGGCGCAGGTTATACCCAGGAAGAAGGACAATATTCCGATAATATCAATCGCGCCATCCAGTGGATGATAGATCATCAAAGGCCCGACGGATTCCTTGGAGGTGAAGCAACTCACTATGCCCGTATGTACTCACACGCGATGGCAACCTATTCTTTAGCCGAAGCGTATGGTTTACAAAACAATCCCAAATTAAACCCAAAGTTGCGTGAGGCGATTGCGCGGGCTATTTCGTATATCGTAGAAAACCAGAATCCCTATGACGGTGGTTGGCGGTACGTAAAAGGTCAGAAAAGTGACATGAGCATGTTCGGATGGCAATTAATGGCTCTCAAAAGTGCAGAAATTGCAGGCATTCCAATTCCAGCAAATACGAAGCAACTAATGGTTAAGTTTTTGAAAGATCGAAGTTTGGGTAAAAACAATGGTCTTGCAACATACAGGATGGTTGAGCCTCCGACGCCACCAACACCAGCTATGACCGCGGAATCATTATTTTGTAAACAGATGCTGGGAATCAGAAGAGATAATCCATCCTGTAAGGAAGCCATCCAGTTTATCGCAGAGCGTCCTCCACGCCGTTCAGAATACAATCTCTATTATTGGTACTATGGCACATTAGCAATGTATCAGTACGGTGGTACTCCCTGGAGAGAATGGAACGAAGATTTGCGTGAATTACTAATTTCTGAACAAATTACACATGGAGAAAATGCAGGAAGTTGGGATCCAAGACCACCGTGGGGACTATATGGAGGGCGACTCTACTCAACGACGTTAAGCACCCTCTGCCTTGAAGTCTATTATCGTTTTTTACCTCTCTATCAAATGGGAGGCCGATATGAAGATTAA
- a CDS encoding ExbD/TolR family protein, whose amino-acid sequence MPLKTGTVEEPKLDLTPMIDIVFLLIIFFMVGTQFTEMERQYDIKLPTVTDAKPLTNLPDDIVVNVQQDGEVSVNGENKTLSELEVTLKTARQNFPGQAVVIRGDATGPYQNVMNILEICHRVKIRSVSLANRLSDE is encoded by the coding sequence ATGCCGTTAAAAACGGGTACTGTTGAAGAGCCTAAGCTCGATTTAACACCCATGATTGATATTGTTTTTTTACTGATCATTTTTTTTATGGTTGGAACTCAATTTACGGAAATGGAACGTCAATACGATATCAAACTACCAACGGTAACTGATGCTAAACCATTAACGAACCTGCCTGATGATATTGTAGTAAATGTACAACAGGATGGAGAAGTTTCCGTAAATGGTGAAAATAAAACTCTTTCGGAATTAGAAGTTACCTTAAAAACAGCAAGACAAAATTTTCCAGGTCAAGCTGTTGTGATCAGAGGTGATGCAACAGGACCTTATCAGAACGTAATGAATATTCTAGAGATTTGTCACCGTGTAAAAATACGTTCTGTCTCTTTGGCAAATCGTTTGAGTGACGAGTAA